The following coding sequences lie in one Alloacidobacterium dinghuense genomic window:
- a CDS encoding outer membrane protein: MFRSNRFYPVLAITIFSLAVLQTRAQQTTSQPQSTEQTQPTQTSPQERAQVLRQAQERVKARRKLRDQQTIQDTYTHKYEAYFGGNYLRFHPGDHLQRINEKGWHAGITDYAFGKIGITVDGRGYYGTTYTGPNPYGVYQPSISQYTFMGGPTVRFFEGVHWAWTGHVLAGVGHGNFGTGTGGLPPELIGLYSDGNAFNLTAGASVDYNLSPTLAVRLTPSYLMSRYGGSTQNNLGFTAGVVWRWGRQ, translated from the coding sequence TTTCTTTGGCCGTGCTTCAGACGCGAGCGCAGCAAACCACATCTCAACCGCAATCGACTGAGCAGACGCAGCCGACACAAACGTCGCCGCAGGAGCGTGCTCAGGTACTGCGCCAGGCGCAGGAGAGGGTCAAGGCTCGCCGGAAACTGCGCGATCAGCAGACCATCCAGGATACGTACACGCACAAATATGAGGCGTATTTCGGCGGAAACTACCTGCGTTTCCATCCGGGCGATCATCTGCAGCGCATCAATGAAAAAGGCTGGCATGCAGGCATCACCGACTATGCCTTCGGTAAAATCGGCATCACCGTCGATGGGCGCGGATACTACGGGACGACCTACACTGGACCAAATCCCTACGGCGTTTACCAGCCGAGTATCAGCCAATACACCTTTATGGGCGGGCCAACGGTTCGCTTCTTCGAAGGCGTCCATTGGGCATGGACGGGCCACGTCCTGGCTGGCGTAGGTCATGGCAATTTCGGCACCGGCACCGGAGGTCTGCCTCCCGAGCTGATCGGCCTCTATAGCGATGGCAACGCCTTTAACCTGACGGCCGGAGCGTCAGTGGATTACAACCTGAGTCCGACATTGGCGGTACGCCTGACCCCAAGCTATCTGATGAGCCGTTATGGCGGGTCCACGCAGAACAACCTCGGCTTTACCGCAGGTGTTGTCTGGCGCTGGGGAAGGCAGTAG
- a CDS encoding fumarate hydratase, translated as MAAIKQEDLIQSVANALQYISYYHPKDFITNLAKAYEREESPAAKDAMAQILINSRMCAEGHRPLCQDTGIVTVFLKVGMEVRWDAELTVEEMVNEGVRRAYLHPDNILRASILSDPAGARKNTRDNTPAVVNVQLVKGDEVEVIVAAKGGGSEAKSKFVMLNPSDSIVEWVLKTVPTMGAGWCPPGMLGIGIGGTAEKAMLLAKEALMEPIDIQDLMERGPQNRVEELRIELYRKINELGIGAQGLGGLTTVLDVKIRDYPTHAVNLPIALIPNCAATRHAHFVLDGSGPVALDPPSLEDWPELTYDTSTARRVNLDAVTRDEVATWKPGEVLLLNGKLLTGRDAAHKRITDMLNRGEALPVDFRNRFIYYVGPVDPVRDEVVGPAGPTTATRMDKFTRQMLESTGLIGMVGKAERGPAGIEAIRDNRAVYLMAVGGAAYLVSKAIKASRIVAFKDLGMEAIYEFEVADMPVTVAVDSKGTSVHQTGPKEWQARIQSRLGGVPILA; from the coding sequence ATGGCAGCCATCAAGCAGGAAGACCTGATTCAGAGCGTCGCGAACGCGCTACAGTACATCAGTTATTACCATCCAAAGGACTTCATCACCAACCTCGCGAAGGCATACGAGCGCGAAGAGTCACCTGCAGCGAAAGATGCGATGGCGCAGATTCTGATCAATTCGCGCATGTGCGCCGAGGGCCATCGTCCTCTCTGCCAGGATACGGGCATCGTGACGGTTTTCCTGAAGGTCGGGATGGAGGTGCGATGGGACGCCGAGTTGACCGTTGAAGAGATGGTGAACGAAGGCGTGCGCCGGGCATATTTGCATCCCGACAATATTCTGCGCGCTTCGATTCTCTCGGATCCGGCGGGAGCGCGCAAGAACACACGCGACAACACACCTGCGGTGGTCAACGTGCAGTTGGTCAAGGGCGACGAAGTTGAAGTCATCGTCGCGGCCAAGGGCGGCGGTTCCGAAGCCAAGTCGAAGTTTGTCATGCTCAATCCATCGGATTCAATTGTTGAGTGGGTGCTGAAGACCGTTCCAACGATGGGCGCGGGCTGGTGCCCGCCGGGAATGCTTGGAATTGGCATTGGCGGGACGGCTGAGAAAGCGATGCTGCTGGCCAAAGAGGCGCTGATGGAGCCGATTGATATTCAGGATCTGATGGAGCGCGGTCCGCAAAACCGGGTTGAAGAGCTGCGGATTGAGTTGTACAGGAAGATCAACGAGCTTGGCATCGGAGCACAAGGGCTCGGCGGCCTTACGACCGTGCTTGACGTAAAGATTCGTGACTATCCGACGCATGCCGTGAACTTGCCCATCGCACTGATTCCGAATTGTGCCGCTACCCGGCATGCGCATTTTGTGCTCGATGGTTCAGGGCCGGTGGCGCTCGATCCTCCGTCACTTGAAGACTGGCCAGAACTCACTTATGACACCTCCACCGCTCGCCGTGTAAATCTGGACGCGGTAACGCGCGATGAAGTAGCGACGTGGAAGCCGGGTGAAGTGCTTTTGCTCAATGGCAAACTTTTGACCGGAAGAGATGCTGCGCATAAGCGCATCACTGACATGCTCAATCGCGGCGAAGCGCTGCCCGTCGATTTTAGGAATCGCTTTATCTACTACGTCGGCCCCGTCGATCCGGTTCGCGACGAAGTTGTCGGCCCTGCCGGTCCCACAACAGCAACGCGCATGGACAAATTTACGCGCCAAATGCTTGAATCGACGGGATTGATCGGCATGGTGGGCAAGGCAGAACGCGGTCCAGCAGGGATCGAAGCGATTCGTGATAACCGCGCGGTCTATCTGATGGCGGTGGGCGGCGCGGCCTATCTGGTTTCGAAGGCCATCAAGGCTTCTCGCATTGTTGCTTTTAAGGATCTGGGCATGGAGGCAATCTACGAGTTTGAGGTTGCCGACATGCCGGTGACGGTCGCCGTCGATTCGAAAGGCACGTCAGTGCATCAGACGGGGCCGAAGGAATGGCAGGCGCGGATTCAATCCCGCCTCGGTGGTGTACCGATTCTTGCCTAG
- a CDS encoding YpdA family putative bacillithiol disulfide reductase produces the protein MMDGNSHSPEIFDVLVIGAGPTGMACAIEAQRAGLRSVLVDKGCLCNSLFHYPSHMTFFTTPELLEIGDIPFPSVNQKPVRNEALEYYRKVADHYQLDIRQYQNVDSISGADGDFRVHVTDRFGRKFAHRARKLVVATGYYDLPNFLGISGEELPKVHHYYDDPHPYYNLDVLVIGGKNSAAIAALDLWRHGARVTLVHRGPRMHRHVKYWILPDIENRIRNHEITAYFESNVEGIREDSVILKTPEGLLTIKNDYVFAMTGYHPDFDFLTALGVDLEGEDRCPACDPKSLESNVAGIYLAGVIIAGERTNEIFIENGRFHGRQIASDLKEKLSTPVRA, from the coding sequence ATGATGGACGGCAACAGCCACTCTCCCGAAATTTTTGACGTCCTTGTGATCGGCGCTGGCCCGACAGGCATGGCCTGTGCCATTGAGGCGCAGCGCGCTGGATTGCGCAGCGTTCTGGTGGACAAGGGATGTCTATGCAATTCGCTCTTTCACTACCCCTCTCACATGACCTTCTTCACTACTCCCGAGTTGCTGGAGATTGGCGACATTCCGTTTCCAAGTGTGAACCAGAAGCCCGTACGCAATGAAGCCCTGGAGTATTACCGCAAGGTGGCCGACCACTATCAGCTCGACATTCGCCAATACCAGAACGTCGATTCGATTTCTGGCGCAGACGGCGATTTTCGCGTACACGTCACCGATCGTTTCGGGCGCAAGTTCGCTCATCGTGCGCGCAAACTTGTTGTTGCCACGGGCTACTACGACTTGCCGAACTTTCTCGGCATCTCCGGTGAAGAGCTGCCGAAGGTCCATCACTATTACGATGATCCTCACCCTTACTACAATCTCGATGTGCTGGTAATCGGGGGCAAGAACTCCGCTGCGATTGCGGCGCTCGACCTCTGGCGTCACGGCGCGCGCGTAACGCTAGTGCACCGCGGACCGCGCATGCACAGGCACGTGAAGTACTGGATACTTCCTGATATTGAGAATCGGATCAGGAATCATGAGATCACCGCATATTTTGAGAGCAACGTTGAGGGGATTCGTGAGGACTCTGTCATCCTGAAGACGCCGGAAGGTTTGCTGACGATCAAGAATGATTACGTCTTCGCCATGACGGGATATCATCCGGATTTTGATTTCCTCACGGCGCTCGGCGTCGATCTTGAGGGCGAGGACCGTTGTCCCGCATGCGATCCAAAGAGTCTCGAAAGTAACGTGGCCGGCATCTATCTTGCGGGCGTCATCATTGCCGGCGAAAGGACCAATGAGATCTTCATTGAGAATGGCCGTTTTCATGGTCGTCAAATCGCATCAGACCTGAAGGAGAAGCTCTCAACTCCCGTGAGAGCATAA
- a CDS encoding sensor histidine kinase encodes MALFRPRTIRGQLIASLVLFELLVLAVFAVFLVREQQKELQQRVDRRLEYQGSQLAFHAGALLAENKTETLQTLVNSMLDFPSIGSVQITDLQGVTQVGTGPSTKGTLSLTSVERNYLRSLDKPTLFTLKDNVREIVAPVKVNGRLEALVWIYPNEDADRLQLHSLLRITLFSAVVAVLGCTLLATFMARTITKPLNVLMQATRQIVRDPEDTSSFPLQISSTNEAADLTMAFNMMVTSIEEQRAGLNDTLALLDSMLANAPIGFAFFDRKFRFVRVNQFFASMNQSSISRHLGRTVSDIFPESAASPIRHAIDSVFETGAPVQDLEVTGEFEDHPGRVRSWLVNIYPVRTSSNAVRWVGAVIVDTTQRRNSEDALRKTEKLVATGRLAASIAHEINNPLEAVTNLLYLIRLQDSLSVDTLRYVELAQHEVARVSEITQQTLRFYRQSTLPVTAKVSELMDSVLTLHQGRVNSLQVEVRRFYEPEVDLFCFAGEVRQLFANLIGNALDAMMPGPGQLVLSVRRSRSWRDSDIEGVRVSVMDTGCGMTDEVRGRIFEPFFTTKEATGTGLGLWVSAEIVRKHHGTVRIRSRASVDGQSNGDFRSGTVFMLFFPLVRGEEVPEESLQANSQSV; translated from the coding sequence ATGGCTTTATTCCGGCCTCGAACAATCCGCGGTCAGTTGATTGCGAGCCTCGTGCTCTTCGAGCTGCTGGTGCTCGCTGTCTTCGCCGTCTTTCTTGTTCGTGAACAACAGAAAGAGCTGCAACAGCGCGTCGACCGGCGCCTGGAGTACCAGGGATCCCAGCTGGCGTTTCACGCGGGTGCACTGCTTGCCGAGAACAAGACAGAAACACTTCAGACCCTCGTCAACTCGATGCTGGATTTTCCCAGCATCGGGAGTGTACAAATCACCGACCTTCAGGGCGTCACGCAGGTCGGTACCGGTCCTTCGACGAAGGGAACGCTGAGCCTGACATCAGTCGAGCGCAACTATCTGCGCAGCCTTGATAAACCCACGCTCTTCACGCTCAAGGATAACGTCCGGGAGATCGTCGCACCGGTCAAGGTGAACGGTAGGCTGGAAGCTCTGGTCTGGATCTATCCCAATGAAGACGCAGACCGTTTACAGCTCCATTCATTGCTGCGCATCACGCTTTTTTCCGCCGTGGTAGCCGTACTTGGCTGCACGCTGCTGGCGACATTCATGGCGCGCACAATTACAAAGCCGCTGAATGTTCTTATGCAGGCCACGCGGCAGATCGTGCGTGACCCCGAGGACACATCCTCATTTCCGCTCCAGATTTCTTCGACGAATGAAGCCGCCGACCTCACCATGGCCTTCAACATGATGGTCACCTCCATCGAAGAGCAGCGCGCAGGGTTGAACGATACGCTGGCTCTTCTGGATTCCATGCTGGCCAACGCTCCGATCGGGTTTGCATTCTTCGATCGCAAGTTTCGTTTCGTGCGAGTGAATCAGTTCTTTGCCAGCATGAACCAGAGTTCGATCAGCCGTCATCTTGGCCGCACCGTTTCTGACATCTTTCCGGAATCGGCAGCCAGTCCTATTCGGCACGCGATTGATTCAGTTTTTGAAACAGGAGCACCGGTGCAGGATCTTGAAGTCACCGGAGAATTCGAAGACCATCCCGGACGCGTGCGCAGCTGGCTGGTGAACATCTATCCCGTTCGCACGAGCTCGAATGCAGTGCGCTGGGTCGGAGCGGTGATCGTCGATACCACGCAGCGCCGCAATTCTGAAGACGCCTTGCGCAAGACCGAAAAGCTGGTCGCCACAGGACGTCTAGCGGCTTCGATTGCGCATGAGATCAACAATCCTCTGGAGGCAGTCACGAATCTTCTTTATCTGATTCGCCTGCAGGACTCGCTCTCGGTTGATACCCTGCGCTACGTCGAACTGGCTCAGCATGAAGTAGCTCGCGTATCTGAGATTACCCAGCAGACGCTGCGCTTTTACCGTCAATCTACATTGCCCGTTACCGCAAAAGTCAGCGAGTTGATGGATTCCGTGCTGACCTTGCATCAAGGGCGTGTGAACTCACTTCAAGTCGAAGTTCGGCGCTTCTATGAGCCGGAAGTCGACCTCTTCTGTTTCGCAGGCGAGGTGCGGCAGCTTTTTGCGAACTTGATTGGGAATGCTCTCGATGCCATGATGCCTGGCCCGGGACAGTTGGTACTCAGTGTGCGGCGTTCGCGTTCCTGGCGCGACTCGGATATCGAGGGTGTCCGCGTCTCTGTCATGGACACAGGCTGCGGGATGACAGACGAGGTACGTGGTCGGATCTTTGAGCCGTTTTTCACCACAAAGGAAGCGACCGGTACCGGCTTGGGACTATGGGTAAGCGCTGAGATTGTGCGCAAGCATCACGGTACTGTTCGTATTCGTAGTCGCGCAAGCGTGGATGGTCAGAGCAATGGAGATTTTCGTTCGGGAACTGTCTTCATGCTCTTCTTTCCTTTGGTGCGCGGAGAAGAAGTGCCGGAGGAGAGCCTGCAGGCAAACTCGCAAAGCGTCTAG